In one window of Oryza sativa Japonica Group chromosome 9, ASM3414082v1 DNA:
- the LOC4347391 gene encoding nuclear transcription factor Y subunit C-6-like, with the protein MDPTKSSTPPPVMGAPVGFPPGAYPPPPPAGAAAAAYAQQLYAPPAAAAAQQAAAAQQQLQMFWAEQYREIEATTDFKNHNLPLARIKKIMKADEDVRMIAAEAPVVFARACEMFILELTHRGWAHAEENKRRTLQKSDIAAAIARTEVFDFLVDIVPRDDAKDADAAAAAAAAGIPRPAAGVPATDPLAYYYVPQQ; encoded by the coding sequence ATGGATCCCACCAAAtccagcacgccgccgccggtgatgggCGCGCCCGTCGGCTTCCCGCCTGGCGCGTACCCTCCGCCtccccccgccggcgccgccgccgccgcctacgcgCAGCAGCTCTacgcgccccccgccgccgcggcggcgcagcaggcggcggcggcgcagcagcagctgcagatgTTCTGGGCGGAGCAGTACCGCGAGATCGAGGCCACCACCGACTTCAAGAACCACAACCTCCCCCTGGCCCGCATCAAGAAGATCATGAAGGCCGACGAGGACGTCCGCATGATCGCCGCCGAGGCCCCCGTCGTGTTCGCCCGCGCCTGCGAGATGTTCATCCTCGAGCTCACCCACCGCGGCTGGGCGCACGCCGAGGAGAACAAGCGCCGTACGCTGCAGAAGTCCGACattgccgccgccatcgcgcgCACCGAGGTGTTCGACTTCCTCGTCGACATCGTGCCCCGCGACGACGCCaaggacgccgacgccgccgcggccgcggcggcggccggcatcccccgccccgccgccggtgTGCCGGCCACCGATCCGCTCGCCTACTACTATGTGCCCCAGCAGTAA
- the LOC112936368 gene encoding glycine-rich protein DOT1, giving the protein MARILLAFAGDAASAAMATATGLGRPWFMALCMVVVCSLTVSFAVFLCGHSSGVHDGDLLRKKKPMKPPPPSSKKKKVSTSMSGTVVDTTGMYTAAYGVAVVGGHGGHGGGGCGGGGGGGGGGGCCGGGGGCGGGGGGGGGGGC; this is encoded by the coding sequence ATGGCGAGAATACTCCTAGcgttcgccggcgacgccgcgtcggcggcgatggcgacggcgaccggcctCGGGCGGCCGTGGTTCATGGCGTTGTGCATGGTGGTGGTTTGCTCGTTGACCGTCTCGTTCGCCGTCTTCCTCTGCGGCCACAGCTCCGGCGTCCACGACGGCGATCTCCTCAGGAAGAAGAAGCCTATGAAACCACCGCCGCCttcatccaagaagaagaaggtgtCCACGTCGATGTCCGGCACGGTGGTCGACACGACGGGCATGTATACGGCGGCGtacggcgtcgccgtcgtcggtggacacggtggccatggcggcggcgggtgcggtggcggcggcggcggcggtggtggaggcggttgctgcggcggcggcggtggctgtggtggtggtggtggtggcggcggcggcggcggctgttaG
- the LOC4347390 gene encoding uncharacterized protein, protein MSPAAEMGAPWPVEFMGAAEGGFGGEAVYCAVILWLSVVAWIIFTSVGDGDEGGGRGSRRRRRRRSSPVFVGAAGICDGTGPGCSGGFGPCGTCVD, encoded by the coding sequence atgagcccggcggcggagatgggaGCACCTTGGCCGGTGGAGTTCAtgggcgcggcggagggcgggTTCGGCGGGGAGGCGGTCTACTGCGCCGTCATCCTGTGGCTGTCCGTCGTGGCGTGGATCATCTTCACctccgtcggcgacggcgacgagggcggcggccgcggctcgcgccgccgccgccgccgccgcagcagcccggtgttcgtcggcgccgccggcatcTGCGACGGCACCGGCCCCGGGTGCAGCGGCGGGTTCGGCCCCTGCGGCACCTGCGTCGACTAG
- the LOC4347389 gene encoding probable galacturonosyltransferase 4 yields MVAVARGRRCRGVVLLLLLSSVLAPLVLYGGSPVSVSTLPDSTVASGVLDRDGEYNLVVAASDVSLTKDLTIERLGEHKNRVLSATEDWQVVEAASKNPAFEKSDASVSRKDPGSGDANVVITEGNGAAQSGRDGVIWEVVSRDRGSDGFTQPWEINGGEERDGERVDRVKLGVSVEEQNDGTGETGVNNIAGTHTSGNLNSSLEKERSTGRLSEQVTKAIPKESYTPTTNSNSALPTSVSAGHSTTSPDATIRTIKDQLTRATTYLSLVASRGNHGFARELRARMRDIQRVLGDATSGGQLPQNVLSKIRAMEQTLGKGKRILDSCSGALNRLRATLHSTEERLQSHKKETNYLAQVAAKSLPKGLHCLPLRLTNEYYYTNSNNKKFPHIEKLEDPKLYHYALFSDNVLAAAVVVNSTIIHAKKPADHVFHIVTDRLNYAAMKMWFLANPLGEAAIQVQNIEEFTWLNSTYSPVMKQLESQSMIDYYFKSGQARRDENPKFRNPKYLSMLNHLRFYLPEIFPKLSKVLFLDDDTVVQQDLSAIWSIDLKGKVNGAVETCGETFHRFDKYLNFSNPLIASNFDPRACGWAYGMNVFDLSEWRRQKITDVYHNWQRLNENRILWKLGTLPAGLVTFWNRTFPLHHSWHQLGLGYNPNINEKDIRRASVIHYNGNLKPWLEIGLSRYRKYWSKYVDFDQVFLRDCNINP; encoded by the exons atggtggcggtggcgcggggccGGCGCTGCAGGGGCgtggtgctgctgctcctcctctcgTCGGTGCTCGCGCCCCTCGTCCTCTACGGCGGCTCCCCCGTCTCCGTCTCCACCCTCCCGGACTCCACCG TGGCGAGCGGCGTGCTGGATCGGGATGGCGAGTACAATCTGGTGGTGGCTGCCTCCGACGTCTCCCTCACCAAAG ATTTGACGATTGAGAGGCTAGGCGAGCACAAGAACCGGGTGCTATCAGCAACCGAAGATTGGCAAGTGGTTGAGGCGGCGAGTAAGAATCCGGCATTCGAGAAATCCGATGCAAGTGTATCGAGGAAGGACCCAGGATCAGGGGATGCCAATGTGGTGATTACTGAAGGGAATGGTGCTGCTCAGTCGGGACGGGATGGCGTTATCTGGGAGGTTGTCAGCAGGGACAGAGGTTCAGATGGGTTTACTCAACCATGGGAGATCAACGGAGGTGAGGAGCGGGATGGTGAAAGGGTTGATAGGGTAAAGTTGGGTGTTAGTGTGGAAGAACAGAATGATGGAACAGGTGAAACAGGGGTGAACAACATTGCTGGAACGCACACTAGTGGAAACCTGAATTCATCCCTAGAAAAG GAAAGGAGCACTGGTAGATTGTCTGAACAAGTTACAAAAGCTATTCCCAAAGAGTCTTACACACCAACAACTAACAGTAATTCTGCTCTCCCAACAAGTGTTAGTGCTGGTCATTCCACTACTTCCCCAGACGCTACCATCCGCACAATCAAGGACCAGTTGACGAGAGCAACGACATATCTGAGCCTTGTAGCTTCTAGAGGCAATCATGGTTTTGCAAGGGAGCTTCGTGCACGGATGAGGGATATCCAAAGAGTCCTAGGTGATGCAACCAGTGGTGGCCAGCTTCCTCAGaa TGTACTTAGCAAAATAAGAGCAATGGAGCAAACATTGGGAAAGGGAAAGAGAATTCTTGATAGTTGCTCGGGTGCTCTGAACAGGCTCCGTGCAACCCTTCACTCAACAGAGGAGCGACTCCAATCTCATAAAAAGGAAACCAACTATCTAGCACAAGTAGCAGCAAAATCTTTACCAAAAGGACTTCATTGCCTTCCGCTGCGGCTTACAAATGAGTACTACTACACCAACTCCAACAATAAAAAATTCCCAcatatagaaaagttggaagatCCAAAACTCTATCACTATGCGTTGTTCTCAGATAATGTGTTGGCTGCTGCAGTGGTTGTAAACTCCACTATTATTCATGCTAAG AAACCAGCAGATCATGTCTTCCACATTGTCACGGATAGGCTTAACTATGCTGCAATGAAGATGTGGTTCTTGGCTAATCCCTTGGGTGAAGCAGCCATTCAGGTTCAAAACATTGAAGAGTTTACATGGCTGAATTCTACCTACAGTCCAGTTATGAAGCAGCTAGAATCACAGTCTATGATTGATTACTACTTCAAGAGTGGGCAGGCCAGGCGTGATGAAAATCCCAAGTTCCGGAACCCCAAGTACTTGTCAATGCTCAATCATCTGAGGTTTTATCTCCCTGAAATCTTCCCGAAGCTTAGCAAGGTGTTATTCCTGGATGATGACACTGTAGTACAGCAGGACTTAAGTGCGATTTGGTCCATTGATCTAAAAGGCAAGGTTAATGGTGCTGTTGAGACCTGTGGAGAGACCTTTCATAGGTTTGATAAGTACCTCAACTTCTCAAATCCTCTTATTGCCAGCAATTTTGACCCGCGTGCCTGCGGTTGGGCGTATGGCATGAATGTGTTCGATCTATCTGAGTGGAGAAGACAAAAGATTACTGACGTCTACCACAATTGGCAAAGACTG AACGAAAATAGGATATTGTGGAAGCTAGGTACTCTTCCTGCTGGTCTCGTAACATTTTGGAACCGTACCTTCCCTCTTCATCACTCCTGGCATCAGTTGGGACTTGGGTACAACCCAAACATCAATGAGAAGGATATCCGGAGGGCATCTGTCATACACTACAATGGTAATCTGAAACCCTGGCTTGAGATTGGATTGTCCAGATATCGCAAATACTGGTCAAAATACGTCGATTTCGATCAAGTCTTCCTACGGGACTGCAATATAAATCCCTGA